In one Pseudodesulfovibrio tunisiensis genomic region, the following are encoded:
- the qrcC gene encoding menaquinone reductase iron-sulfur cluster-binding subunit QrcC yields MQTKEFKIKWGMVIDIDKCTGCGACMVACQVENNIAPMTKKDPYNYVQSLTKDRDDASNKLKTLTWMNVYELSNGKAFPDHEVAYLPRPCMQCGNPACVPVCPVVATDKNEEGGIVSQIYPRCIGCRYCMAACPYHARYFNWWDPLWPEGMDKGLSPSVSVRPRGVVEKCNFCHGRFMKAKEEARINGEDPDNLPEGAYVPACVDICPTKAITFGDLNNPEHEVHKLAHGDNSFRLLEKLGLAPQVYYMSKREWVRKQGDNYIAGDDAHGTQGH; encoded by the coding sequence ATGCAAACAAAAGAATTCAAGATCAAATGGGGCATGGTGATCGATATTGACAAGTGCACCGGTTGCGGCGCCTGCATGGTTGCCTGTCAGGTGGAGAACAATATCGCTCCCATGACCAAGAAGGACCCGTACAACTACGTCCAGTCCCTGACCAAGGATCGCGACGACGCTTCCAACAAGCTGAAGACGCTGACCTGGATGAACGTGTACGAACTGTCCAACGGCAAGGCGTTCCCGGATCACGAGGTCGCCTATCTGCCTCGCCCCTGCATGCAGTGCGGCAATCCCGCATGCGTGCCCGTGTGCCCGGTTGTTGCCACGGACAAGAATGAAGAGGGCGGCATTGTCAGCCAGATTTATCCCCGCTGCATCGGCTGCCGGTACTGCATGGCGGCTTGCCCCTACCATGCCCGGTACTTCAACTGGTGGGATCCCCTTTGGCCGGAAGGCATGGACAAGGGCCTGAGCCCGAGCGTGTCCGTGCGTCCCCGCGGCGTTGTTGAAAAGTGCAATTTCTGCCATGGCCGTTTCATGAAGGCCAAGGAAGAAGCCCGCATCAACGGCGAGGATCCCGACAATCTGCCCGAGGGCGCTTACGTGCCTGCCTGCGTGGACATCTGCCCGACCAAGGCGATCACGTTCGGTGATCTCAACAATCCCGAACATGAAGTCCATAAACTCGCTCATGGCGACAACTCCTTCCGTCTGCTCGAAAAGCTCGGTCTGGCTCCTCAGGTCTACTACATGAGCAAGCGCGAATGGGTCCGCAAGCAGGGCGACAATTACATTGCCGGCGATGACGCTCACGGCACCCAAGGCCACTAG
- a CDS encoding TetR/AcrR family transcriptional regulator: MEDGDTRARILEAASQVFCEKGFKKTTVREICMKAKANVAAVNYHFGDKKKLYRAVLTKWVDDGSREVFTRISEALTAVTSAKETLRIYITAQLRFLCLFERKSRQEFNRTRLLLRECLADDSDPTIFDSHMKMELRLLTPVIREIVGSDMPEHRMESVTIGATGILTHYFVMAAHDPSKGITSQEELDSLTEFLTTFIYGGLCAVRETVHA; encoded by the coding sequence ATGGAAGACGGCGATACACGCGCAAGAATACTGGAAGCGGCCAGCCAGGTGTTCTGCGAAAAAGGGTTCAAGAAAACAACGGTCCGCGAAATCTGTATGAAAGCCAAAGCCAACGTAGCCGCGGTCAACTATCATTTCGGCGACAAGAAGAAGCTCTATCGAGCCGTGCTGACCAAATGGGTTGATGACGGTTCCCGGGAGGTTTTCACCCGAATATCCGAAGCCCTGACCGCAGTGACTTCCGCCAAGGAAACCCTGCGGATATACATTACGGCGCAACTCCGTTTCCTCTGCCTTTTCGAAAGGAAAAGTCGTCAGGAGTTCAACCGGACCCGACTGCTGCTCAGGGAATGCCTGGCCGACGATTCCGATCCGACCATCTTCGACAGCCACATGAAAATGGAGCTGCGACTGCTGACTCCGGTAATCAGGGAGATTGTCGGCTCGGACATGCCCGAGCACCGGATGGAAAGCGTCACGATCGGCGCGACCGGCATCCTCACGCACTATTTCGTCATGGCGGCCCACGACCCGAGCAAGGGAATCACCTCGCAGGAGGAATTGGACAGCCTGACCGAATTTCTCACGACATTCATTTACGGCGGTCTTTGTGCCGTCAGGGAGACTGTACATGCATAA
- the qrcB gene encoding menaquinone reductase molybdopterin-binding-like subunit QrcB: MSVGRRAFIQLSLGGTVGILFTPVPWKLLDDASIWTQNWSWIPTLKYGEIADKPTVSKLCASGCAVKVRTVAGEAFGTEGNEANVLSGGGICPMCANSVQVKNSPNRVKAPTLKGGKTISWDEAIDMVAGKVKAAGARTAVISGDQTGTVNEVFSALLNGLGSDNFYMMPCDMQASDRAWTGLMGGSGQVGYDLEGADFVLFAGADALESWGPTVANMKAFTENGKATYVFAGPVQTRTAAVSSKWVPVPAEGMAAFTLGLAYHVLQAGKSVPAADFAQFKSMVTSGYSPAKVEAAIGVKGDVMAKLARQLLSAGNPVVVPGGSSVAAHAAAYALNLLLGGAMNILPEFPTVVENAMSRSEMLKKDVLKGVNADVLLVNEANPSFVLPEQIKAGFTVAFSLYNSETTAAADLVLPVAHSFERFDDLQSPYGVAKATYSLGTPVCKADLDVKAPADAVLAIASKAGVDLGVETFEEVLQAKVEAIGADWDELAEGAAWVSEEAAEVSGVRFAANVLGKAAVPVKGTGAVSLAPYSLLTVGTPNQATTPNAPCVISNSQLVGDTLVVMMASATAGKLGLAEGAKVKLSGGAGECEAQVRIFEGVLPGTVAAPLNMGHTVGDEFSKGKGDNIYKILTVSSEAATGASTWAGSTVNVAKI; the protein is encoded by the coding sequence ATGAGCGTAGGACGCAGAGCATTTATCCAGCTGAGTCTTGGTGGCACCGTCGGCATCCTTTTCACGCCGGTGCCCTGGAAACTGCTTGATGATGCGTCCATCTGGACGCAGAATTGGTCGTGGATTCCGACACTGAAATACGGCGAAATCGCCGATAAACCGACCGTCTCCAAACTGTGCGCCTCCGGGTGTGCGGTGAAGGTGCGTACCGTGGCCGGAGAGGCCTTCGGCACCGAGGGCAACGAAGCCAACGTGCTTTCCGGCGGCGGCATCTGTCCCATGTGCGCCAACAGCGTGCAGGTGAAGAACAGCCCCAACCGGGTGAAGGCGCCGACCCTCAAGGGCGGCAAGACCATCTCCTGGGATGAGGCCATCGACATGGTGGCTGGCAAGGTCAAGGCCGCAGGTGCCCGGACCGCCGTCATTTCCGGCGATCAGACCGGTACCGTGAACGAGGTCTTCTCTGCACTGCTCAATGGCTTGGGCAGCGACAACTTCTACATGATGCCGTGCGACATGCAGGCTTCCGACAGGGCGTGGACCGGTCTGATGGGCGGTTCCGGTCAGGTCGGTTATGATCTGGAAGGTGCGGATTTCGTGCTGTTTGCCGGTGCCGATGCCCTGGAATCCTGGGGCCCCACGGTTGCCAACATGAAGGCATTCACCGAGAACGGAAAGGCGACCTATGTCTTTGCCGGCCCGGTGCAGACCCGCACTGCCGCGGTTTCCTCCAAATGGGTGCCGGTCCCGGCCGAAGGCATGGCCGCCTTCACCCTGGGCCTCGCCTATCATGTGCTGCAGGCTGGCAAGTCCGTGCCTGCTGCCGATTTCGCCCAGTTCAAGTCCATGGTGACCAGTGGATACTCCCCGGCCAAGGTCGAGGCGGCCATCGGCGTCAAGGGCGACGTGATGGCGAAACTTGCCAGACAGCTTCTGAGCGCTGGCAATCCCGTTGTGGTTCCCGGCGGTTCTTCGGTTGCGGCGCACGCCGCGGCCTATGCCCTGAACCTGCTTCTGGGCGGCGCCATGAACATTCTGCCCGAATTCCCCACGGTTGTGGAGAACGCCATGTCCCGCAGCGAAATGCTGAAGAAGGACGTGCTCAAGGGCGTGAATGCCGACGTGCTGCTGGTCAACGAAGCCAATCCTTCCTTTGTTCTGCCCGAGCAGATCAAGGCCGGATTCACCGTTGCCTTCAGCCTGTACAATTCCGAAACCACTGCCGCGGCCGATCTGGTTCTGCCCGTGGCTCATTCCTTTGAACGCTTCGACGACCTCCAGAGCCCCTATGGCGTGGCCAAGGCCACCTACAGCCTGGGTACTCCGGTCTGCAAGGCCGATCTGGATGTGAAGGCTCCTGCCGACGCGGTTCTGGCCATTGCGAGCAAGGCCGGTGTCGATCTCGGAGTGGAGACGTTCGAGGAAGTTCTTCAGGCCAAGGTTGAAGCCATTGGCGCGGATTGGGACGAACTGGCCGAAGGCGCTGCCTGGGTTTCCGAGGAAGCCGCGGAAGTCTCCGGCGTACGGTTTGCCGCCAACGTTCTTGGCAAGGCCGCCGTGCCTGTCAAGGGTACCGGAGCCGTCTCCCTTGCTCCGTATTCCCTGCTCACCGTGGGAACGCCGAATCAGGCGACCACTCCGAACGCACCGTGCGTGATCTCCAACAGCCAGTTGGTGGGCGACACCCTGGTTGTGATGATGGCCTCCGCCACTGCCGGCAAGCTCGGTCTTGCCGAGGGTGCCAAGGTCAAGCTGTCCGGCGGCGCCGGAGAGTGCGAAGCTCAGGTCAGGATATTCGAGGGCGTGCTGCCCGGAACGGTTGCGGCTCCGCTGAACATGGGCCACACCGTGGGCGACGAGTTCTCGAAGGGCAAGGGCGATAACATCTACAAGATCCTCACCGTGAGTTCCGAAGCCGCCACGGGTGCTTCCACCTGGGCCGGTTCCACTGTGAACGTCGCCAAAATCTAG
- the mazG gene encoding nucleoside triphosphate pyrophosphohydrolase has protein sequence MSDSLPHAPALAEVLDVIDALIGPNGCPWDKKQTPETLCDYLAEETFELIEGIRAGNASDAREELGDVLFILLFLSVLYQKDGSFTLSDALRHNAAKMIRRHPHVFGDRHFDNLDQLWDNWEKTKREENRGTDRKRVFDSLPKGLPPLLKAYRINAKAARNHFTWESDRDVEAQFADEWREWQEALESGDEQASEREFGDCLFTLVELGRRKGIKANAALDFANQKFLNRFNAMEELAQQRGQSVADMDLEAMNALWDEVKASQQDESA, from the coding sequence ATGAGCGATTCCCTTCCCCATGCCCCGGCTCTGGCCGAGGTGCTTGACGTCATTGACGCCCTCATCGGCCCGAACGGCTGCCCCTGGGACAAGAAGCAGACCCCGGAAACCCTGTGCGACTATCTGGCCGAGGAAACCTTCGAGCTGATCGAAGGCATCCGTGCGGGCAATGCGTCCGACGCCCGGGAAGAGCTCGGCGACGTGCTGTTCATCCTGCTTTTCCTGAGCGTGCTATATCAGAAGGATGGCTCTTTCACGCTTTCCGACGCCCTGCGCCACAACGCGGCAAAGATGATCCGCCGTCATCCTCATGTTTTCGGCGACCGCCACTTCGACAATCTGGACCAGCTCTGGGACAATTGGGAAAAGACCAAGCGGGAGGAAAACAGGGGAACCGACCGCAAGCGGGTGTTCGATTCCCTGCCCAAGGGACTGCCTCCGCTGCTCAAGGCCTACCGGATCAATGCCAAGGCAGCACGCAACCACTTCACCTGGGAATCGGATCGGGATGTGGAGGCACAGTTTGCGGACGAATGGCGGGAGTGGCAGGAAGCGCTCGAATCCGGAGACGAGCAGGCCAGCGAACGCGAATTCGGGGATTGCCTGTTCACGCTGGTGGAGCTCGGACGCAGAAAAGGGATCAAGGCCAATGCAGCCCTTGATTTCGCCAATCAGAAATTCCTGAACAGGTTCAATGCAATGGAGGAACTTGCCCAACAGCGTGGGCAAAGCGTTGCCGACATGGACCTTGAGGCCATGAATGCCCTGTGGGACGAGGTCAAGGCCTCGCAACAGGACGAATCAGCTTAA
- a CDS encoding CvpA family protein, giving the protein MNFLDIILICVAGLFLIRGFFRGLVREILSLTAVILGVVLASRYNSILAPHLELYISNQMTVAALSYVLVFAGTVLAFWLLAKGIQTILNIALLGWLDRLMGGILGLAEGALVSMIVLMLVQSFAPDSETVKTSLVAQHSRHVMEVLGDMTPESMRDALKSKGIDLPSPQEAINGAKTAIGMDSPETGDEE; this is encoded by the coding sequence ATGAACTTTCTAGACATCATACTCATCTGCGTCGCCGGACTTTTTCTGATCCGGGGCTTTTTCCGCGGACTTGTGCGGGAAATACTTTCGCTCACTGCGGTCATTCTCGGCGTGGTGCTGGCTTCCAGATACAACTCGATCCTTGCGCCGCATCTGGAGCTGTACATCAGCAATCAGATGACTGTCGCCGCGCTGTCCTATGTTCTGGTCTTCGCGGGAACGGTGCTGGCCTTCTGGCTACTGGCCAAAGGCATTCAGACCATCCTGAACATAGCCCTGCTCGGATGGCTGGACAGGCTCATGGGCGGCATTCTCGGCCTTGCGGAAGGCGCTCTGGTCAGCATGATCGTGCTCATGCTCGTCCAGTCCTTTGCCCCGGATTCCGAGACAGTGAAAACCTCGCTGGTGGCGCAGCATTCCCGCCATGTCATGGAGGTTCTCGGAGACATGACCCCGGAATCCATGCGTGACGCCCTGAAATCCAAGGGCATAGACCTTCCCTCGCCGCAGGAGGCCATCAACGGCGCAAAGACGGCCATCGGCATGGACTCCCCGGAAACGGGCGACGAAGAATAA
- a CDS encoding mannose-1-phosphate guanylyltransferase/mannose-6-phosphate isomerase — translation MSKEQHPKESPGAGRHAIILAGGSGTRLWPLSRNLFPKQLLALDGERTLLQQTVARVLSAFAPANIWVVTNEEHVFEVRKQIAVLHEGLGSQVLTEPMGRNTLPAIMLGLEHISGEGDDATVAVFPSDHLIKDEAGWAGAVSLAAELAADGRFVTFGVTPRSAETGYGYIALGREIGKNVREADGFVEKPDMSTAEAFVRDGSHLWNSGMFLFRARDFLKAVAEHQPELWDWWLAREDRPLVDGYRDIPNISVDYGVVEHLDNIAVVCGGFDWDDLGSWEAMYRLGDKDGQGNVVQGDVLVMDCRNSLLISEGGKLAAVGLEDMIMVQTRDATLACPMSHVQRVKEVVDELKAEGSSLVESHPTVKRPWGSYCVLEEGPHYKIKRIEVIPGARLSAQMHHHRSEHWVVVDGTAVVEVDDVERTLVENQSVDIPKTAKHRLGNPGKVPLEIIEIQSGPYLEEDDIVRFDDVYGRVKN, via the coding sequence ATGTCCAAGGAACAGCATCCCAAGGAAAGCCCCGGAGCCGGTCGTCATGCCATCATTCTGGCTGGCGGGTCCGGCACGCGCCTGTGGCCCCTGTCGCGCAATCTCTTCCCCAAGCAGCTTCTGGCTCTGGACGGGGAAAGGACGCTGCTGCAGCAGACCGTGGCCAGAGTGCTTTCCGCATTTGCCCCCGCAAACATCTGGGTCGTGACCAACGAGGAGCATGTCTTCGAGGTTCGCAAGCAGATAGCCGTGCTGCACGAGGGACTGGGCAGTCAGGTCCTTACCGAGCCCATGGGCCGCAACACGCTTCCGGCCATCATGCTCGGCCTTGAACATATTTCCGGGGAAGGGGATGACGCCACGGTGGCCGTGTTTCCTTCGGACCATCTCATCAAGGACGAGGCCGGATGGGCCGGTGCCGTGTCTCTGGCGGCCGAGCTTGCTGCGGATGGACGGTTCGTCACCTTCGGGGTGACTCCTCGCAGCGCGGAAACCGGATACGGCTACATCGCCCTTGGCAGGGAAATCGGAAAAAACGTTCGCGAGGCGGACGGATTCGTGGAAAAGCCGGACATGTCCACTGCCGAAGCCTTTGTCCGGGACGGAAGCCATTTGTGGAACAGTGGCATGTTTCTGTTTCGTGCCCGGGATTTTCTCAAGGCTGTGGCCGAGCACCAGCCTGAACTCTGGGATTGGTGGCTGGCGCGGGAAGATCGACCGCTCGTGGACGGGTATCGCGACATTCCCAATATTTCGGTCGACTATGGTGTGGTCGAGCATCTCGACAACATTGCCGTGGTGTGCGGCGGATTCGACTGGGATGATCTGGGAAGCTGGGAGGCCATGTACCGCCTTGGGGACAAGGACGGGCAGGGCAATGTGGTGCAGGGCGATGTGCTGGTCATGGACTGCAGGAATTCCCTGCTCATTTCCGAGGGAGGAAAGCTTGCGGCCGTTGGACTGGAGGACATGATCATGGTGCAGACCCGTGACGCCACGTTGGCGTGTCCCATGTCGCATGTTCAGCGGGTCAAGGAGGTCGTGGACGAACTCAAGGCCGAAGGCAGTTCACTGGTCGAGAGCCATCCCACGGTCAAGCGGCCCTGGGGCAGCTACTGCGTTCTGGAGGAAGGACCGCACTACAAGATCAAGCGGATCGAAGTCATCCCCGGAGCGCGGCTTTCCGCACAGATGCATCATCATCGCAGCGAACATTGGGTCGTGGTGGATGGAACGGCTGTTGTCGAGGTGGATGACGTGGAACGTACCCTGGTCGAGAACCAGTCCGTGGACATTCCCAAGACTGCAAAGCATCGGCTCGGCAACCCGGGAAAGGTGCCGCTGGAAATCATCGAGATACAGAGCGGCCCATACCTGGAAGAGGATGATATTGTGCGGTTCGACGATGTCTACGGTCGGGTCAAGAATTAG
- the rfbC gene encoding dTDP-4-dehydrorhamnose 3,5-epimerase: protein MQVKQTDFPGLLVLEPRVFRDERGFFLETYSKRAFAEAGISCEFVQDNHAFSREAGVLRGFHFQRPPAAQAKLVWVTAGAVLDVVIDLRKGSPTFGRTYGIELRPENFTRMFIPKGFGHAYVTLVPDTEFMYKVDAPYTPECDSGIAWNDPDIGMDWESLLSGRSPILSEKDRAQPAFADFESPFIYEE, encoded by the coding sequence ATGCAGGTCAAACAGACCGATTTTCCCGGCCTCCTCGTTCTGGAACCACGGGTTTTCCGGGATGAGCGGGGCTTTTTTCTTGAAACCTACAGCAAGCGCGCTTTTGCCGAAGCCGGAATTTCCTGCGAGTTCGTGCAGGACAATCATGCCTTTTCGCGTGAGGCCGGCGTATTGCGCGGATTTCATTTTCAAAGGCCGCCTGCGGCTCAGGCCAAGCTGGTCTGGGTGACTGCCGGGGCCGTGCTCGACGTTGTCATCGATCTGCGAAAGGGCTCTCCCACGTTCGGCAGGACCTACGGGATCGAATTGAGGCCGGAAAACTTCACCCGCATGTTCATCCCGAAAGGGTTCGGACACGCCTACGTTACTCTGGTTCCCGATACGGAATTCATGTACAAGGTGGATGCTCCGTATACGCCGGAGTGCGATTCCGGCATTGCCTGGAATGACCCGGACATCGGCATGGATTGGGAGAGCCTGTTGTCGGGACGGAGTCCGATTCTTTCGGAAAAGGATCGTGCGCAGCCTGCTTTTGCAGATTTCGAGTCGCCGTTCATCTACGAGGAGTAG
- a CDS encoding efflux RND transporter periplasmic adaptor subunit has product MHKTGFFPALLLCLLILTAAGCGDKASQANSEVREKAVEVVISPTALQGMEDRITLPGETEPDKDVCVSSESTGTVIWLGVSEGDRVERGALLARLDVASEGARFDKAKAERKLAAEQLRRRQELLAKGVLAKEEFDRMEAELAKSEASLKEMQVNFEYGVVRAPVSGIVNHRYVDRGEHLTAGGNVADIVDPSVIRIHVNVPEMDIPYIRKGQKATVTVDALPGAKWEGTVDFVSFKADKASKTFRVRVLVDNRDNRIRAGMLARVSLLRRQIRDAVVVPLFSIINQGGERILYVEENGTARSRTVRLGVIEGDRAQVLEGLEPGENLIVAGHTLVEDGMKVVVK; this is encoded by the coding sequence ATGCATAAAACAGGATTTTTTCCCGCCTTGCTGCTCTGCCTGCTGATCCTGACAGCCGCCGGGTGCGGCGACAAGGCTTCCCAGGCCAACTCCGAAGTGCGGGAAAAAGCCGTGGAAGTGGTGATATCACCAACCGCACTCCAAGGCATGGAGGACCGCATCACCCTGCCCGGGGAAACCGAGCCGGACAAGGATGTCTGCGTGTCCTCGGAAAGCACGGGCACCGTGATCTGGCTTGGCGTGTCCGAAGGCGACCGGGTGGAACGCGGCGCCCTGCTCGCCCGACTTGACGTGGCATCCGAGGGCGCACGTTTCGACAAGGCCAAGGCCGAACGCAAGCTCGCAGCCGAACAGCTCCGCCGTCGGCAGGAACTGCTGGCCAAGGGCGTGCTGGCCAAGGAGGAATTCGACCGCATGGAAGCGGAACTGGCCAAGAGCGAGGCATCCCTCAAGGAAATGCAGGTGAATTTCGAATACGGCGTGGTGCGCGCGCCCGTCAGCGGCATCGTGAACCACCGCTATGTGGATCGGGGTGAACATCTGACAGCAGGTGGCAACGTGGCCGACATCGTGGACCCGTCCGTGATCCGCATTCATGTCAATGTTCCGGAAATGGACATCCCCTACATCCGCAAGGGGCAGAAGGCGACCGTGACCGTGGACGCCCTTCCCGGCGCGAAATGGGAAGGCACCGTGGATTTCGTATCCTTCAAGGCGGACAAGGCTTCCAAGACCTTTCGGGTCCGGGTGCTGGTGGACAACCGCGACAACCGCATCCGGGCAGGCATGCTGGCCCGGGTCTCCCTGCTCCGCCGCCAGATTCGGGACGCCGTGGTGGTTCCGCTCTTTTCCATCATCAATCAGGGCGGGGAACGCATCCTGTATGTGGAGGAAAACGGCACGGCCCGCTCCCGCACCGTGCGTCTGGGCGTGATCGAAGGCGACAGGGCGCAGGTTCTCGAAGGCCTTGAGCCCGGAGAAAACCTGATCGTGGCCGG
- the qrcD gene encoding menaquinone reductase integral membrane subunit QrcD — protein sequence MDSKLFPEGVQRCSFGQFMIWTLAVLAVFGWGLYAAVLVLYNGIGTTGLDNYFGFGLWITFDLAVIALGAGAFFTGLLKYILKIKQLEKIINLTVIVGFICYSGAMMVLCLDIGQPARSWFGYWHPNVHSMLTEVIFCITCYCTVLIIEFVPLVLEQKQLNKIPFIHALAHNMHINMALFAGIGAFLSTFHQGSLGGMYGVLIGRPYAFREGFFIWPWTFFLFVLSAVGSGPVFTVLVCTLMEKITGKKLVEFKVKALMGKIAGTMLCVYMFFKILDTWAWAEGYLPSVGLTFDQMFYGVAYGKWMFFTELVLCGLVPAIMLVVPAIRNRPGLLYTAAILDCVGVTINRYVFTVQTIAFPAMPFDKWYVYYPNWVEWASCAMIVAYGVLVISLSYRYLPVFPQETKLNYQTGE from the coding sequence ATGGATAGCAAACTGTTCCCTGAAGGCGTACAGCGGTGTTCCTTCGGCCAGTTCATGATCTGGACGCTGGCCGTCCTGGCCGTGTTCGGCTGGGGGCTCTACGCCGCGGTTCTGGTACTGTACAACGGCATCGGCACCACCGGGCTGGACAACTACTTCGGGTTCGGCCTGTGGATCACCTTTGACCTTGCGGTCATCGCCTTGGGCGCTGGTGCGTTTTTCACCGGTCTGCTCAAGTACATCCTGAAAATCAAGCAGTTGGAAAAGATCATCAACCTGACGGTTATCGTCGGCTTCATCTGCTATTCCGGGGCCATGATGGTCCTTTGTCTGGATATCGGCCAGCCCGCCCGTTCGTGGTTCGGCTACTGGCATCCGAATGTCCATTCCATGCTGACGGAAGTTATCTTCTGCATCACCTGCTACTGCACCGTTCTGATCATCGAGTTCGTTCCGCTGGTCCTCGAGCAGAAGCAGTTGAACAAGATTCCGTTCATCCACGCCCTTGCGCACAACATGCACATCAACATGGCGTTGTTCGCGGGTATCGGCGCGTTCCTGTCCACATTCCACCAGGGTTCCCTTGGCGGCATGTACGGCGTGCTGATCGGCCGTCCCTACGCGTTCCGCGAAGGGTTCTTCATCTGGCCCTGGACCTTCTTCCTCTTTGTGCTGTCCGCTGTGGGGTCCGGTCCGGTCTTCACGGTTCTGGTCTGCACCCTGATGGAGAAGATCACCGGCAAGAAACTGGTCGAGTTCAAGGTCAAGGCTCTGATGGGCAAGATCGCGGGCACCATGCTCTGCGTGTACATGTTCTTCAAGATTCTTGACACCTGGGCCTGGGCCGAAGGCTACCTGCCTTCCGTTGGCCTGACCTTCGACCAGATGTTCTACGGTGTTGCCTACGGCAAGTGGATGTTCTTCACCGAACTCGTGCTGTGCGGCCTTGTCCCGGCCATCATGCTGGTGGTGCCTGCCATCCGCAATCGCCCGGGCCTGCTGTATACCGCGGCCATTCTGGACTGCGTGGGCGTGACCATCAACCGTTACGTCTTCACCGTTCAAACCATTGCCTTCCCGGCCATGCCGTTCGACAAGTGGTACGTGTACTACCCGAACTGGGTCGAGTGGGCCTCCTGTGCCATGATCGTGGCTTACGGCGTTCTGGTCATCAGCCTCAGCTACCGTTACCTGCCGGTCTTTCCGCAGGAAACCAAGCTGAACTACCAGACCGGTGAATAA
- a CDS encoding cytochrome c3 family protein, which produces MEEKKSTKRCGGAIPFIIGFLVACVIGWAWIPGLFFDDVEQPIWFSHKIHVEDQGMDCESCHYFREDGSYAGFPTNEVCAECHAVDPEEAIEAIMDAGIDPKDTEAVMKAELEAIEDNLASESEEARAAEREYVVKYLIQGEEVPWLNYQYQPDNVFFSHAAHKNLDIAELASIKDDLSSVVPGDVFDEPAETNCNLCHLKDIDKNNVPPAFKRNILTGYSKTTMKMWKCERCHALKGQSNACYVCHK; this is translated from the coding sequence ATGGAGGAAAAGAAATCAACGAAACGGTGTGGGGGGGCTATTCCCTTCATCATCGGCTTCCTGGTTGCCTGCGTAATCGGATGGGCGTGGATCCCCGGACTGTTCTTCGACGATGTCGAACAGCCGATATGGTTCAGCCACAAGATTCACGTGGAAGATCAGGGAATGGACTGTGAGAGCTGCCACTATTTTCGTGAAGACGGCTCTTACGCCGGATTTCCAACCAACGAGGTCTGTGCCGAGTGTCATGCCGTCGATCCTGAAGAGGCGATCGAGGCGATCATGGACGCTGGCATTGATCCCAAGGACACGGAAGCGGTCATGAAGGCCGAACTCGAGGCGATCGAGGACAATCTGGCTTCCGAGTCCGAAGAGGCAAGGGCTGCGGAGCGCGAATACGTGGTCAAGTATCTGATTCAGGGTGAGGAAGTTCCCTGGCTCAACTACCAGTATCAGCCCGACAACGTGTTTTTTTCGCATGCTGCGCACAAGAATCTGGACATCGCTGAGCTTGCATCCATCAAGGATGACCTGAGCAGCGTTGTTCCCGGCGATGTTTTTGACGAACCCGCGGAGACCAATTGCAATCTTTGCCATCTCAAGGACATTGACAAGAATAATGTCCCGCCGGCGTTCAAGCGCAACATCCTTACCGGTTACAGCAAGACGACGATGAAAATGTGGAAATGTGAACGGTGCCATGCTCTGAAGGGTCAGAGCAACGCCTGCTACGTCTGCCACAAGTAA